A window from Cyanobacteria bacterium FACHB-DQ100 encodes these proteins:
- a CDS encoding alpha/beta hydrolase, with translation MTVQPQTILFAQHGMTDLSGSQTIARLAHALDLKDTLIVAPELHWVRTLFYLEPLIQSVQAVVSDTLSKYPDVPIRIIATSMGGVLWVELLDRHPEWWPRVHSLVLLGAPIGGSHIARKVDPFGWGIGIARDLGINRSAIAQRIAAEIPTLVVASDCGDGHDGVVTVESAVIHGAEFVCLSGVSHPDLRIHSAVMQEVWKFWANIKETIDSK, from the coding sequence ATGACTGTTCAGCCCCAAACCATCCTGTTTGCTCAACATGGCATGACGGATCTCTCAGGGAGTCAGACGATCGCTCGATTGGCTCACGCACTGGATCTGAAAGATACTCTGATCGTTGCACCCGAACTGCACTGGGTTAGGACTTTGTTTTATTTAGAACCGCTGATTCAGAGTGTTCAAGCGGTGGTGAGCGATACGTTAAGTAAATATCCTGATGTGCCGATTCGGATTATTGCCACTTCGATGGGAGGGGTGTTATGGGTGGAATTGCTCGATCGACATCCCGAATGGTGGCCGCGGGTGCATTCGTTGGTGCTGCTGGGTGCGCCGATTGGAGGATCGCATATTGCCCGCAAGGTCGATCCGTTTGGTTGGGGGATTGGAATTGCGAGAGATTTAGGGATTAATCGAAGCGCGATCGCACAGAGGATTGCCGCAGAAATTCCAACTTTAGTGGTGGCAAGCGATTGTGGTGACGGACACGATGGCGTTGTTACCGTTGAATCGGCGGTCATTCACGGTGCAGAATTTGTCTGTCTGTCTGGTGTGTCTCATCCCGATTTGCGAATTCATTCTGCGGTAATGCAGGAAGTTTGGAAGTTTTGGGCGAACATCAAGGAAACGATCGACTCGAAGTAA